From the genome of Setaria viridis chromosome 1, Setaria_viridis_v4.0, whole genome shotgun sequence:
CAGGGAGAGAAAAAGATACTTGATAAATTGCGCAGCTATCAGGGTGCACCGTTTATTGAAGCATTAATAGGTCCACAAGAGGACAAGCTCGGCAGCAGTTCGGTGCAAGATACGGTGAAAGCAACTGCCCCAGCTGCTGCATTGAATCACAATGGACAGCTTCCAGCTTCGCCTGATGTGAATGCAGATGATCGAGTTGCTGATGAAGGTACACTTTGTTGGAATCTCCTATCATCGCGATTGTTTTTTGATGCTAAAATGAGTGATGAGATAAACAAGGCTATCAAAGCACGCATTCAGGTTAGATATAATGCTCAATTTCAATCCACTCATCTCTGTAACTTCTACTGATTgtcttttgtttggttagaGGACTTTGTCAAATATGAGGACCCCATCTTATGTGGGTGAAATTACACTTACTGACTTCAGCCTTGGGGAACTTCCACCTTATGTACATGCAATGAGAGTCCTTCCGCTGGATCTGAATGAGTTGTGGGCCTTTGAGGTTGACTTTGAGTATTCAAGTGGAATACTGCTGCACATTGAAACAAGGCTTGAGGTTCAGGAACCAGAGTTGCAAAAGGACATTATGAAAAGTAATTTTGGAGCAGATGCTGATGGAGAAGTTGATTCTGATCTTCTTGAAAGTATTGAACAGTATGGTAACCAATTGAAAGGTTCACATACATCATCTTCTTTGGCTGGGGAAAAAGACGAAGCAGGTCTCTTTTAATTTCGTATGTCTTTCCCTGTTTAAAATGTCTATTGGAATCATTATTTGTTCTTATGCATGAAGTGATTCAATGATTATTAAGCAATAAAGATAAGTTCATATCATTTATTTTCTGCCAAACATTTGTATCAATTCTTATCCTCAGTATCTTGAGCATTTTGTTTTCCTGTTTTGCTTATGTATAATTAATTGTACAGACTTAGAGTATACCTTGTTATTATTTATGGTCCAACAGCTGCTTCAGGCCTTTGGTTGACAGTGTTTTATACCGTTAAAATTTATTTATGCATTGAGAGACATTAGATACACGCTACCAGAATTTGTGTCCTCGTTTCtttctttattatatcattGTTAAAAAATACTGAGctgtgaaaaaaaaggaaatgggcAAAACACATATGCATCAAACTTTGATttggatcatgaatgcaattGTACAATGCTTTTGTAACAGATGTATCAACTCAGTCGAAGAGCACTGGATGGACCTCAGCGTATATATCAAGATGGAAAAATATATTGCATTCGATAGCTGATCATGTCTCGCAGGTTTGTTAACCTCATAATGTCTCTGTACCACCAGAAATATTTCACATGTATGATGCATTTCCTTCCACTATAGGTTCCACTTTCTCTGGCAATTAGGATTTCATCTGTTCGAGGTACCTTGCGGATACATGTGAAGCCCCCTCCTTCTGATCAGATTTGGTATGGATTTAAGTCAATGCCTGATCTAGAATGGGACTTGGAATCTTCTGTTGGGGATAGGAAAATCACCAACAGTCATATTGCTACACTTATTGGCTCCAGATTCAAGGTATTGAAAGCACCTTTTGCTCTAACCATGTTCTTCCTTGGGTACTTTGTTGCTCTAATTGTGAGACATTCTTCGCTGTTCAGGCTTCACTTCGTGATAACTTAGTACTTCCGAATTGTGAAAGCATCTCCATGCCGTGGATGTTGGCAGAAAAGGATGACTGGGTCCCTCGCAAGGATGCTCCTTTTATttggctaaatcacgagaccaCTGAGATGAGAAGCCATGCTACAGCTACAGCATCGACTCAGCCCGAGGAAGGTGGCCTGAAGGATGATGGTAGTAGCAAAAGGCCGATGCCGAGTTTACCCATTTCATCAGCTGGGAGCGAGGAatcactgaaagcagtggcatCCATTGACGAGGCAAAGCAAGAGCCCGTGGCAGAAGCATCATTGCACAGCCAGTCTTCACCGGGTCCAGCTGGTGAGTCTGTCCATAGCAATGAAAATGATGAGCTGAGGAGGCCACTGCTGGTCACTGAAAAGCTCCAGGAAGATGCTTCAGAAAGCAGAGTTGGGTCTCCCACGTACACATCTCTGAGGGCCGTGATACCAGTGGGGGAGCAGCCGCAGGCATCAGCATCCATCATTGGAGAGGATGCGAAGAGAAAAGGTGGGAGGAGAGCTCGGATGATGGATTTCGGGAAGAGGATGGGAGACAAGCTGGAAGAGAAGAGGCGGACCAtcgaagagagagggaggcatATCGTGGAGAAGATGCGAGAGAATGCTAGGACCAACAGCTTGGAGAGGACTAGCAGCTAGTGAGGATGTAGGATCGGCAGCTTGTTTCATTGATTGGGAAACGGTGTACAGCCTGAACTTGTATGCTTTATTTGTAGAATGGTAGCTGCTactcttgcaagttgcaacgtTAATTTACGTCTCCACGATAGCCGATCTATGTGGTGGCAAGTATTCATAGATGGATGACCGATGTGCTTTCAGTTGCATGTATCTTGTGTGTGCAAGCTTCTGGAATcctatggaaaaaaaaaggaagggtgGGAAAACGCAGGCACCAAGGGAGAGGCTGCTTGCGAGTGACATTACTAGTAGAATATATACAGTAGAAGCAATTAAGCAAACGTGTTGAGTAAGAGTAATTATTTGtctaataaaaaaaatcaaatgtttATAATCAGATTTGTTGCGatagcctgttcgcttcagatTAGTTTGCTTGCTTAGTTCTGGTGGCATGTTTCTGGTGTCATGTAACAAACCAAGCATGCATATAATGAATTGTGACTTCTTTGTTGATCAATTGTTCTTTCTGTGAATTGTGCTGATCAATATGCAATAAGCACCTGGCTACATACATTAGCTAATGAGGTTTTTGtgatgtttcaaaaaaaactaCTAGTTTCGGTCCAGCCACACCAATCCAACAGGAATCTGGAGCGAAATCAAGAATTTCTTACATTACGGACTCTGTTCCTTACTTTCGACTTTCGAGGCAGCCAAAACATCAACTTGCAGCCCCCATATTTCAATCATACAGAAAAAGACGTCTCAAACAACACCAATCAAAATTATTCATATTTTCTACTTACTCTCCGCTAGTTCTAATTTGAGCAGTATCTTTTCTAATCCTTTTTTTGGAACGCTGGATTCAGTGCTGTTACGATAATACAACCTATAATAAAATCGATTATTTACATACAAGAGCAGATCCAAATCTAGGCACAATCTTGAGTTGAGCCAGTCACAAGCAATTTTTTTCTGCCACTATGGGTACGTCCATCCAGAGGCGCAAAATCTCTAGCAGACAAGGCCGAACGGGTTTTGCCTGATGCATCGCCATCACACGTCACCCGTGAACTATTATATCTTGAAGTGCTTGTATCCATAATCAGAGTTCGTCATGCCCTCTTCCCAGTCGCCCATTCTTTTGCCGCCAAAAACAACTTGTTTGATGCCCACGTGCCTGCAAGTACAGCCAAAGCCAAAATGACATCAAAAGTGAGTTATAGCATATGGTCTTTTTAAAtataaaaaacaaaatacaGAATTTCATTACGCATATATTCCACTTCGAAGTGATATTGCCCGGTGATCTACCAGTCAAGCATTTCGCTTGCTTACCTAGAATTAGATACCTGGAATAGCACTAATAGCACTGATAAGTGGTCCTATGTCGCACATCTATGCAATGCATATCCCCTGATTATAAAGATAGCATTAAAGGAATGCACAGCAAGCAGGAACGTAAAATGGCAAGTTTAGTTTCAGGGTTACTACCTTTATACCTTTCTAAAGGGTTTAAAGATCTCTTCTACTCTTTGGGTTTAACTACACATGTCTTGGAGTTTCCAGCACCAACTGATTGCCACAGTTGGGCTGATAATGGGACGGACAGTTACAAAGCCACTTCCAAGCTAAGACTGCTACTGTATTTTACATGATCAGTGAAAGATGTCTTACTCTGAGCTCAACTGTGTTAGGCAGTTCAGTAATACATCCAATGCAAGGTAATCCGAGGTTCCGAGGTCCACCCTGAAGAGGAAGTGAGTTTTAGAACCTGTACATATCATTATACAAGTGCCCAAATTGTTGAGTGTTTACAATGCtcaccaaaccctgccccaATTGTCTTGGAACTCGACATCACTGATGTCATGGAAAGATGATGGCAATACCGAGGAAGCTTCGCCAGAATCATATGAAGGGTCATAGTCCAGCATTGAGTTGGACAGCTGAAATTAATATTGATAACATTCAAGACATCAAAAGGAGTCGAGGAATTAAATAGCCAACAAAGAATTACATTTGAATGAACCCTACCTGCAAATTTGAAGAATTATAAGCTCCAAGCCTTCCCATGACGTACCAAGCCTGAATTACCTGTGAAGCACACTTCATGTAAGACAGAATATGTTGTTTTCTGGATAAGGAAAATCCAATGAAAGTGTATCATGTCACTTTACACCGCCAAGCAGGTCAACATCTCGATCTGTTGGTTCTCCAAAGAGCTCAAACCAAATGAATGAATTCAACGGGTTGAAGCTGCAATAATACAGTAAGAAAAAAATTGTCAATCAGTGTTTACTTGCTGACGCTGCAATAATAGAAATAAGAAAATGATTAATACACAAGTTTGAGCCTGTAAACTTGGTTTAAAAAACATGAAACTTGAGGAGATGATCGTCTATTTAGGCAGAGGCCATTTCAACTGCTATATAGGATCAAAGCTATGAGGTAAAAAGAGGGAAATATATCCTTTTTAGCAACATGGAACCATTACATTAggagaagatgtgtttagcagCTCAGTAGTCCAATTGAGTTGAAACTATCAAAGTATCATGTGTGCAGCAGGAAATATTAGCATGTTCCACTTCTGATGTGTTCACACGTGGAAAAGAGAGGGGTACAGGTGCGACTAGTATGGATGGGATTATGGGAATCTTACTCTCGGAAGCTGACTTTAAAAGCAACAATGGACCCTGTCTTGGATTTATTGAATTGAGCCCTGCCTTTCTTGCGCACCCTTTCTTGGATCTGTGAATTGTGAATCGTGTGCGTGAGGCTTGACATAATCACTGCCTATTAGGCTAACAATTTTTCCTCCACTGAAGGCAGGACTCACCCTTTGCTTCATGAGCTCTGGGTTTCCGATGCTATCACCGAGAATGGCGCGGAGCTCCTCGTCATCCCTGCAGGCATTCTCCAGAACCCTGCATTACCACGTCACAGCATTATTCATTTCAACGGTAAGCTAGGGGAAAGGTGAGATGGAAACAAGCAAACGAAGACATCCAGGCAGTAGGGAGAGGAAAAGGATGCACGAGTCGAAGCTGCGTACCTGGCCCATCCGGGATAGGTGTGCTCGCGGTCGTACTCGCGGCGTCGGCGCTCCTCCCGCACCTTGACCAAGCGGCGCTCCCTCGCCGTGgtcccggacgccgccgccgcgtcctccccaGCGCTGCCCCTCCCCGCGACGGCTGCGGATATGCGGATGCCGAGAGgacgaggtggtggcggcggcgggaacgcCGGGAAGGGGGAGAGGAAAGGGGTTTTAGCTGGCGGGAGGACTAGCCGTGGCATCGTCGTTTCACTTTCACAGCAGACGCGAGCAAGACGAagcttatcttcttcctcattcCGCTTGctatttttggaattttttatttttatacgCATACCGTGGTTTGAAACGGCTACCAACTTACGGAAGTGTACTGTAGCAACCGGAATTTCCCATCTCTAAACAACGTATCCTTAAAAATCATAAATAaataattcatatgaacttggatACACATAACCttaaaaatcataactaattcatataaatttggatggagataaattttatatcaaaattgtagttCTTAACgcgatctacaactttgtagttcaaagtTTTATCATTTGGAATCATcttgtgctcaaataatcgacaccaAGATGAttccaaatgaaaaaagtttaaaCTAAAAATTTGT
Proteins encoded in this window:
- the LOC117841662 gene encoding uncharacterized protein: MALAFLLGFLLGALALAALEAAAALTLVRRLRRRQAAAEEPAADELELPGERPFPYYEKKGSLWILEPEKIPKVSNERLSVGGPKETKDKKNIAEVFPAKKMAKIKGHSLCLSGPDGSQATIELLNCTVLAVSASSMPSRKWAKRYPIKLESKDSEIYNGSKVCYLYTDTSWEKESWCKALRVAATADKEKLNWHANLSAEFLYYISLLNSEYPCFLKPPVLSGEDHEVTDRTSKTDGSSKVRLFLKKLAKKASAKAPLEGKTSSGSSVQGEKKILDKLRSYQGAPFIEALIGPQEDKLGSSSVQDTVKATAPAAALNHNGQLPASPDVNADDRVADEGTLCWNLLSSRLFFDAKMSDEINKAIKARIQRTLSNMRTPSYVGEITLTDFSLGELPPYVHAMRVLPLDLNELWAFEVDFEYSSGILLHIETRLEVQEPELQKDIMKSNFGADADGEVDSDLLESIEQYGNQLKGSHTSSSLAGEKDEADVSTQSKSTGWTSAYISRWKNILHSIADHVSQVPLSLAIRISSVRGTLRIHVKPPPSDQIWYGFKSMPDLEWDLESSVGDRKITNSHIATLIGSRFKASLRDNLVLPNCESISMPWMLAEKDDWVPRKDAPFIWLNHETTEMRSHATATASTQPEEGGLKDDGSSKRPMPSLPISSAGSEESLKAVASIDEAKQEPVAEASLHSQSSPGPAGESVHSNENDELRRPLLVTEKLQEDASESRVGSPTYTSLRAVIPVGEQPQASASIIGEDAKRKGGRRARMMDFGKRMGDKLEEKRRTIEERGRHIVEKMRENARTNSLERTSS
- the LOC117841668 gene encoding uncharacterized protein isoform X1; the encoded protein is MPRLVLPPAKTPFLSPFPAFPPPPPPRPLGIRISAAVAGRGSAGEDAAAASGTTARERRLVKVREERRRREYDREHTYPGWARVLENACRDDEELRAILGDSIGNPELMKQRIQERVRKKGRAQFNKSKTGSIVAFKVSFRDFNPLNSFIWFELFGEPTDRDVDLLGGVIQAWYVMGRLGAYNSSNLQLSNSMLDYDPSYDSGEASSVLPSSFHDISDVEFQDNWGRVWVDLGTSDYLALDVLLNCLTQLSSEHVGIKQVVFGGKRMGDWEEGMTNSDYGYKHFKI
- the LOC117841668 gene encoding uncharacterized protein isoform X2, with the translated sequence MPRLVLPPAKTPFLSPFPAFPPPPPPRPLGIRISAAVAGRGSAGEDAAAASGTTARERRLVKVREERRRREYDREHTYPGWARVLENACRDDEELRAILGDSIGNPELMKQRIQERVRKKGRAQFNKSKTGSIVAFKVSFRDFNPLNSFIWFELFGEPTDRDVDLLGGVIQAWYVMGRLGAYNSSNLQLSNSMLDYDPSYDSGEASSVLPSSFHDISDVEFQDNWGRVWVDLGTSDYLALDVLLNCLTQLSSEGYALHRCAT